A single region of the Lycium barbarum isolate Lr01 chromosome 2, ASM1917538v2, whole genome shotgun sequence genome encodes:
- the LOC132627330 gene encoding F-box protein CPR1-like isoform X2, with the protein MESEGNEASHLCAKRNKPTNHSQFPSSSMQDLSLKICILPTELITEILLRLPVKSLLKFRKWGKVEQPSYEEGDIYSTLGVLGTDLSVCYNYLGIRADVWVMKEYGVKKSWIKMFTICHPFEPLAFEFYTFFCMSNKGKVLFVCGPNVRIYNPKDDSILCSKITSYNTFYEANIYIESLVWPFIRKEPMMHMEEIEKAQMKTIL; encoded by the exons ATGGAATCTGAGGGAAATGAAGCCTCTCATCTATGCGCAAAGAGGAACAAACCCACTAACCATTCCCAGTTTCCATCAAGTTCAATGCAAGATTTGAGCTTAAAAATCTGTATTTTGCCAACAGAACTCATCACTGAAATACTCTTAAGGCTTCCAGTAAAATCACTCTTGAAATTCAG GAAATGGGGAAAAGTGGAGCAACCTTCCTATGAAGAAGGAGATATTTATTCGACGCTGGGAGTTTTGGGTACTGATCTTTCCGTGTGTTATAATTATCTTGGAATTCGCGCCGATGTGTGGGTTATGAAGGAGTATGGGGTTAAAAAATCTTGGATAAAGATGTTTACCATCTGTCATCCATTTGAACCGCTGGCTTTTGAGTTCTATACATTCTTTTGCATGTCAAATAAAGGTAAAGTTTTGTTTGTGTGTGGACCAAATGTCAGGATTTACAATCCAAAGGATGACTCAATCTTATGTTCAAAGATTACCAGCTATAACACCTTTTATGAGGCAAACATTTACATTGAAAGCCTAGTGTGGCCCTTTATTAGGAAGGAACCAATGATGCACATGGAGGAGATTGAAAAAGCTCAGATGAAGACGATCTTGTAA
- the LOC132627330 gene encoding F-box/kelch-repeat protein At3g23880-like isoform X1 — protein MESEGNEASHLCAKRNKPTNHSQFPSSSMQDLSLKICILPTELITEILLRLPVKSLLKFRCVSKSWLALISSPQFVNTHLSICANNKDNTHQRLIVTVNRHKYNLKDISVSSLLYDSVTEALDLDYPTRNTHKCISIVGSINGLICLSVGEANFFIWNPLVRKFKELSDCRDAFCFGYPCIYGFGYDERHDDYKVVVGLANKRYDRSFLVKVKMYSLTSDSWTSIEDFRSDWFAIRSAMFVNGKLHWTICTYCHPCDSWDIISIDLADRKWGKVEQPSYEEGDIYSTLGVLGTDLSVCYNYLGIRADVWVMKEYGVKKSWIKMFTICHPFEPLAFEFYTFFCMSNKGKVLFVCGPNVRIYNPKDDSILCSKITSYNTFYEANIYIESLVWPFIRKEPMMHMEEIEKAQMKTIL, from the coding sequence ATGGAATCTGAGGGAAATGAAGCCTCTCATCTATGCGCAAAGAGGAACAAACCCACTAACCATTCCCAGTTTCCATCAAGTTCAATGCAAGATTTGAGCTTAAAAATCTGTATTTTGCCAACAGAACTCATCACTGAAATACTCTTAAGGCTTCCAGTAAAATCACTCTTGAAATTCAGGTGTGTTTCAAAATCTTGGCTTGCTTTAATCTCTAGCCCTCAATTTGTCAACACCCATCTCAGTATATGTGCTAATAACAAGGACAACACCCACCAGAGGCTTATTGTGACGGTTAATCGACATAAGTACAATCTTAAGGACATTTCTGTTAGTTCTTTACTTTATGATTCAGTTACTGAGGCATTGGACTTGGACTATCCTACGAGAAACACCCATAAATGTATTAGTATTGTGGGTTCTATCAATGGGTTGATCTGTCTTTCCGTTGGAGAAGCAAACTTTTTTATCTGGAATCCATTAGTTAGGAAGTTCAAGGAATTGTCTGATTGTAGAGATGCATTTTGTTTTGGTTACCCTTGCATTTATGGTTTTGGATATGATGAGCGTCATGATGATTATAAGGTAGTGGTAGGGTTGGCTAATAAGCGTTATGACCGTTCTTTTCTTGTTAAGGTTAAAATGTATAGTCTAACTAGTGATTCTTGGACAAGTATAGAAGATTTTCGTAGTGATTGGTTTGCCATTAGGTCGGCTATGTTTGTGAATGGGAAACTTCATTGGACTATATGTACTTATTGTCATCCTTGTGATTCTTGGGACATCATTTCTATTGATTTGGCTGATAGGAAATGGGGAAAAGTGGAGCAACCTTCCTATGAAGAAGGAGATATTTATTCGACGCTGGGAGTTTTGGGTACTGATCTTTCCGTGTGTTATAATTATCTTGGAATTCGCGCCGATGTGTGGGTTATGAAGGAGTATGGGGTTAAAAAATCTTGGATAAAGATGTTTACCATCTGTCATCCATTTGAACCGCTGGCTTTTGAGTTCTATACATTCTTTTGCATGTCAAATAAAGGTAAAGTTTTGTTTGTGTGTGGACCAAATGTCAGGATTTACAATCCAAAGGATGACTCAATCTTATGTTCAAAGATTACCAGCTATAACACCTTTTATGAGGCAAACATTTACATTGAAAGCCTAGTGTGGCCCTTTATTAGGAAGGAACCAATGATGCACATGGAGGAGATTGAAAAAGCTCAGATGAAGACGATCTTGTAA